The Arachis duranensis cultivar V14167 chromosome 9, aradu.V14167.gnm2.J7QH, whole genome shotgun sequence genomic sequence CGGACCCAAGGATGCGTTTAATTTGGGGAGGAGACAAGGAAGCCAAATCCATGGCCCACTGCACAGCACGCTTTGCTTCGCGCTTCAATTGGTTGCGGCTCTTCTTTAGTTCGGAATCGAAGTCTGCGGTGGTGGATGGCGATGGTAGCGGAACATTGGTTCGTAGAAGACCCCGCGAACGGGTATTGAGGTTTCGCTGAGCTGAAGCAATAtgagaggatgatgatgatttcgTGGGTGGTTGTTTTGAGGAgagaagatgatgatgttgaagtGGAAGAAGGGTGGCAGTAGCAGCAGTTCTTGGGTGGTGGTGGTGCAACCATGGCAATGACCTTAGAGGCCGTAATAGCTGTTGATTCATTTCTGTATCAGAAACTGAAATGCAATGCGCCTATGCCTCTTCCTCTTTTAGGAAAGTGTTCTGTTGAACAATAAAAGAACGGTTTATCTAACAAATATATTTTGGAGGATATATACCACTAATATTAGCAAGAttagaaggaatacaagaacaTAAACAACTGAATTGGACTGATTTATTTCTTGAAAGTATATGCAAACAATTAAATTGGAATACGCCAatgaattataattcaaatgacataatctctttacaatgcatcaaaattaaatttatttttaaaataaaatatttaagaattttGCTAAGACAGTTAGGTAGACAATGTGGGTGCAAATAATTCGAACAATGGATTGCATTTCAAGTcccactaaaaaaaatattctactCTATTTATTCACTACAACTCTAATCTCTCTCCTACCACATTTATCTTCTTTTACTATAATCGCACCATCATTAACACACCTCACTGCCGTTATCGTTTGAAGAAGCAACGCGTCACGCTGCTGCACCTTCTTCTCCCATGCGTCGCACCATCCCTATACTTCTTGCAACTGACACTGTGGCTACACCTTTTTTCATACGTCACACTGTTCCTGTTCTCCCTGCAAGTGATATTGTCGCTGTGcgccttctttttctttctgtaaCGTCGCACCATTGCTGAGCTAGAAGCCTTGTTCTCCCGCTACTCCAACGAGTGCACCTCTACCTTTGCTTCCATGTTGTTGCTTTGTCACTTCCATCGCATACTATTTTGCTACATTCACCCAAATAGTATGACTTAAATAAACATTCACATTTTAGTGAAAAGAATCATCCGCATATGTGTATGCAAAATCAAgcaaattaagtaaaatatcaATGGTATATCCAAataaatatctattttaaaatgaaaagaataatccgcaaacataataaaataaacatgcGATTTAGTtgataaaaaacaaataacGAGACCGCAGCTACGAGATACCGTAGTCATGATGTAGCGATGATGGTGGCATAGGATTACGAGAGACCGATAGtgatttaaaaaaacaaatttaaaattataattaaaattaattaattttaattttaatttttaaaattaaaattaactttaattttttaatctattatttATGTTAGTCAGAAAGAGCGTTGTTCCTGTACTTtctcaatatttaaattttaaacatgtATCAACTAATTCCGCATTTTATTTTCCCTTCTAACGTGAGAACTGGTGGATGAATACAAAAACGGTGTCGTTTGAGGGTCCATAAGTGTTCTAATGTTCTCCAAGTAGTCAGAAGCTATAAAGAGTAGGTAAGGCCCCAAGTCTCTCTCTGTTTTAGGTTTCTTCTATGCGCGCGCCTCGTATAACTGCTTTCCTTCTCTTCTGTCGTGTTCACCCTAATTGATTAGCTATATAGTTCAAATGAATTACGCTACTTGTTTTAAGGaattttcttcattgcttactaATTACTTGAATCCACAAACTGTTATGTGATGTGTATTTGCTGATTATATGAGCAATGGCCCTTGCATAAAGTAAATATTCTTTGTAATCAAATTTGTCTCGTTAGGGTGCTCTATTTGATTAGATCTCTGATGAGATTAGCATTTGGCTCAATTATTCTTGGAAGTTAGACTATGATGGACAGAGTGCTTGCTTAAGTTGTTTCTAATAATCATTTAATAAATTCCAATGGCTTAACTAGATTACACTTTTAAGACCTGAGACGGATTGGatcctcaattttttttctcacttGAAGggataaagtgtgatctctcatcacatatattttataggcaggaccaagagaaaacattgAAAggttaaaattcacattttactccctcaattcaaaaaaaaattgagagggtTATTTTGCTGGGCAGTGATTTATTTTTGCATCTGTGAGTGCAATAGGAGAAATTCCTGTATACACCATGGAGGAAGGTTGATTCTTCTGcaaaattgatttgatttattaCCACAAACATTTAAGAGAATAAACAAAGGTGAATGAGAATAAATGAGTGGTTGTAGAGTGATCTAGAATATTTTGTGCAATTAGAGCTGTAAGATGCTgtaggattttattttattgttattattttttttttgcaatggATAAAACATTCTGTGGTGTAACCATTTTGCTTTTGGTGCTATGGTGTAACTATTCGGATTTTAacttaatatatgtatttacaTGATGTTGTTTCTCTTATGAGGTTACCTGACATGTTTTAATGGCAATCAGAAGTAGTACTTGTATCAAATGGCTTCCTCCTTCAAAGCATTTTTGAACAGTCCAGTCGGCCCTAAAACAACTCACTTTTGGGGACCTGTTGCAAACTGGGGATTTGTTGCTGCTGTGAGTATCATGCTATGATAATATGATATTACCTTCATAATGGAAAGAGTCCGCCGCATTCGTTTACTTAAATGGTTATTGATCATTCACAATATTGCCTTCTCCTACACTAATACACCAAACTCTGACTTGTAGGGGTTGGCTGACATGAATAAACCTCCAGAAATGATCTCTGGCAACATGACAGCAGGTTTGTAAAATCCCAAGTTCTATAAGATAttgttttcttattattattttgtttgtcTTATTGACACATCTTCTTTTGATACTGCAGCAATGTGTGTCTACTCTGCATTATTCATGAGATTTGCATGGATGGTACAGCCGCGTAACTATCTACTTCTTGCATGCCATGCATCAAATGAGACCGTACAACTCTATCAGCTCTCCCGTTGGGCAAAGGGACAGGGGTAAGTGGCTGACCAAACCAGCAAAACTTTGATCTTACCCAATTTTTATTCTCGTTACTCCATGTGAGGATAACTGTGGTATATTATATCGTTTCTCTTCTAATTTTAAGATACTTCGACATGAATACACATTTAGTCTCATTAGCTGGGAGTCACTGTTACCTTCT encodes the following:
- the LOC107467564 gene encoding mitochondrial pyruvate carrier 1, giving the protein MASSFKAFLNSPVGPKTTHFWGPVANWGFVAAGLADMNKPPEMISGNMTAAMCVYSALFMRFAWMVQPRNYLLLACHASNETVQLYQLSRWAKGQGYLSDKKEEASPQ